The Cicer arietinum cultivar CDC Frontier isolate Library 1 chromosome 1, Cicar.CDCFrontier_v2.0, whole genome shotgun sequence genome contains the following window.
CACCACCGCTTCTTCATGGATCCACAAAAACGTCGTCGTTTTCTACCCCAAAACCCTAATTACCGGAATTTCCGTCGGCGATGAAGTTCTCACAACCGTCCCTTCCTCTGCTCCTCTTCTTCTCCCTGCTCTTCAATCTCTTCACTCCGCACTTGTCACTTCAAATCTTCATAACCAAATTTACCTTTCTACCCCTCACTCTTCTTCCATAATCATTGACCCTTTTCCTCCTTCTCAAGCTTTCTTCAACCAAACACTTTCTTCTTCAATTCTCCTCCCTCTTCTTCAATTCCATTCACAAACAAATTCACCTTTGATGTTAAACCTTTACCCTTACTATGTCTTCATGCAGAACAATGGTGTTGTTCCTCTTGAAACCTCTCTGTTCAAACCTTCTAAGGATATGGTGGACCCCAACACTCTTCTTCACTACACCAACGTTTTCGACGCGATGATCGATGCCGCTTATTTCTCGATGAAGAATCTTAATGTTACTGATGTTGTTGTTCTTGTTACAGAAACTGGTTGGCCTTCAAAGGGTGATTCGAATGAACCTTATGCAACAAAAGAAAATGCTGATACttacaattcaaatttaattaagcATGTTTTCGATCGTAGTGGAACGCCTTTGAATCCGGAAATAACTTCTAGTGTTTTTATATATGAACTTTTCAATGAGGATTTGAGGTCTCCGCCTTTGTCGGAGGCGAATTGGGGTTTGTTTTATGGGAATGTTACGCCTGTTTATTTGCTTCATGTGTCGGGGATTGGAAGTTTTCTTGCTAATGATAATGCTAATGAGACTTATTGTGTTGTTAATGtggatgatgatgatggtggtGGTGTTGATTATAAGACTTTGCAGGCTGCTTTGGATTGGAGTTGTGGACCTGGACGGGCGAATTGTTCGGAGATTCAACCTGGGGAAAGTTGTTATTTGCCTAATAATGTTAAGAATCATGCTTCTTATGCTTTTGATAGTTATTATCAGAATCAAGGGAAGTCTATTGGGTCTTGTGATTTCAAAGGAGCTGCTATGATCACCACTACTGACCCTAGTGAGTGTCATATCTATGACTCTATTCTTAGTTATTTTTGCTTTATTTTTAGAGTTTTTATGCCATTGCTCTTGAATTGATATGTGCTTGAATTTCAATCATGGATTGTAATGTGTTGCTAATTGCTTCATTGGAAATTTgggattttaattttacattactTTTAGAGGTATGGATTATGCAATTTAGACCATATGGTCAATATGACATAGCTCCCATTTTGACTTTGTAAATCCAATTCCAAATACTAGCTCGAAATGTGAGTCGTAGTTGTTCGATCAAAATCGGATGGTTTGGATTGCAATTCAGATTTCAGACCGTCAGATCAAGATGGCATGACTCACATTTTGACTTtgtatttttgatttaaaatacgAAGTCAAAACGCGAGTTGTTCGATTAAAATCATATCACATTTTGATAGCCTTTTGAGGGGGAGGTGTTCCAATTTTTCATGTAGTTGATATGAATTTGAAATCCTTCATGTTTTaccaaattattttactttatgaTATACTAATTGGAGTTGATGGCCTAAGATATAGAAAAAGGCTTGTGCAAGGAAAACTTCAAAATGATTCAAGTAGTGTATTGGTTCAAAATAGGTGCAAACTTTTGTTTGCCTTTCTCTTTCTTGTCTATTCCATGTGTAACAGTTGTGattaatgacattttttttttaccttttctTGTTGGGAATACCTTTGCAGGTCATGGAAGCTGCATTTTTCCTGGAAGGTATAAGATATAATATTGTCTGTTTAGTTTCCATATTGgttctttcctttttcttttaataaataagaACTTTATTGTTCTTCAAATCTGAACATTGGTGATTTTTAATTTCACTACTTGATTCTTTACCTAAAAGTATGTTTTCTGGTTGATGTGATGCAGTAAAAAGTTAAGCAAAGAGACAAAGCAAGTAGTGAATTCTACTCAGTTAAGCAATGCAGGGAAGAAGTTGAGGTTCAAAATCTTTAGCAGCaccaaaataaaagaaataaacaacATTTTGCACATATATTACTTGGTTGCTTTAATCACTATGTGGCTATTCCTTTTGTAAGGCGCAAAAAATTTTTTCTTGGGGATTGGGAAGTAGGGGACTTAAGTAGGATttgattattttgattattcttTTTGCAAAGGATAAGAGAAAAGGAATTCTGGTTGACCTAGTGTTCTAAACTTAGTGCTTAAGAATTAAGATAGTTCTTCCTTTTAGGAATGTAGGGTGTATAATGTTCACATGGGTGAGGGAGGTAGgttattgtaattaaatatgtatCTCTTGATATTATATTGGTTAATTTGTAATGTATGGGCATAATAAGAATGAATGTTCCTGTATGAATAAtttatatgtgaagagagtgaTAAGACACAAGGATCCTtaatttgtttccaaatttttattgaatgtcTATGAACTCAACATTATTGATATATTACCAATGAAATGCCATAAGCTATTCATATAAAAAAGGAAGAAGGACTTTATTATTTACTTTGGATGAGTGAGTTTTGTTTGGGCTATCATTTTATTGACGATAAACTCTCATTTCAAGAGTAAACcaccaaaattatatttgacttTATAGAATGTTTTCTACTTGGTAAGCGTTGCTAAATGTCATGACATGTTTGTTAAATATAATGTTAGCAATTGAAATTGTCATTAACTTTGTAAGACGTTCAAAAATTGGTTTAcgagaatattttattttattttagtattcaattttataaaacgCTTCTAGAATACATTATTTTATGAATGTTTGTTACCAAATATTgtgaatgatgatgatgtgtctCTTAAGTGTATTGTTCTCGGTTATGATCAcacataaaataattcaaaatatttaaaattataaaataaagagcATAATTATAGGtctaatgttatttttttatctttattaacACTTCATATTCTTCACTACTATATTgtgtattgtaaaaaaaataattattctttCTCTCACAAACACCACGGCACGtgtatttacaaaaataaaatgcttTTTAATATAAAGTGATCAAACTATATTAAAGctctaaataaatataaattttataagcaTCTTATCTCTTTTAGCAAAAGATAATCCATTAAAAGAGGGACCACATACCAAACAAACCGATTTAAACCAAAATTACTATCAttgctatttaaaataataattatgcaCAAAAATTGAATGGAAGATGAAAAACCAACAGGTACATTTCTGCCTCTTCGACGTGAAGGATGAGGAACAATCGATTTCTTCATAATGCACAAAGTCGTAAGAGGAAAATAAAGTTCCAACAAAGAGAAGCAAAGACAACAAAGATTATGACActtagagcatctacaacgggagtgaaaatgagtttGTCCGTCAGcgtgtaattacttaacttccaGTTTTTTGTTGGTTCACCGTTGGAATTGTGCCAATGTGTCATCACGCTACTGTCAGGAAGGAACGGTGTTTCATAGCAGTtaccttttttttgtttttttttctatctactttcataatttaataataatataattataaccgctgtcttttattaatttattaataataataaatatatcattttttattaatttatagccgttaacttctttttaatttattaaataataataattttgtaaccattaccttttttttatgatgtggcacagtggacccatattgagttcaccgtaGATGCTCTTAATTGTCCTATTTATTCTGTAGTTTCCAATATTTTGTATTCTTTTCTCTACGGCAAGAACTTTCAATAACACATATGACAGACAAGTCATCTTTAGTTTAGTAATCAACATTCACAAAATgaagaaatttgaaaaatattttataaagtcGAACACTAAAAAGTGGAATATTCATATAGAATAATTAACACTTAaggattatttttgttttcaacaTTACACTTAAGGAACATTTCATTAACATTAACAATGTTTAGTAACAAATTCTatagaataattaatttaaattttttttacaaaatcaataatcatattaaaatattcatactctcaaatagagttgtcaaatgaGTTGGTCGTGTCCAACTCAAATAGAACTATCAAATCAGATTCATTTTGTAATGAATGCAAATATTTAAGAGTGACCTTATCGGTATGGGTTGCAAGGGATTTGGGAAAAtcctatttctttttctttaaaaaaaattaatacttcaaatttgttaaataaaaatattagatctCTTAAACCAACAATGTATATAACATATAACACCATATTAGAGGACGAGAAGACAACACTTCTAACAAATTTaagtgaaattttaaatttttaacttttaggtgtttatttttctaatttaatgattttagactttattaagttttttaaaagtGAATTGAGGTGTAcggataaattttaaaagataatttttttgacaatgAAAAGACAAAGAAAATTAAGAAATCTCATTAATAATGGGACATTTAAACTAGGCCAAATGAACGGAGCCAATAAGACTCAATTGTTTTTGGGGTACCTTTTTATTGTCCGACCCAAATGTGAAATGAGGGTGCGACTGTCTCAACCCTTTAGATCTGTTTCATTTTGTAGgtatattctttattttaatgacgaagaaataataaatggacttttattttaagtaaataTGAAATTTGGTCTATAAAATTGTCAGTGTCAGTCAAATTAGtctatgaattttataaattgacaaatatattattgtcattgtaaaatataaataaaaaaatttatgtgtaAACTTTTGtcgttaaatattttgatttgacATTGTAATTGAATATGTGACTTATCTACATTAATCCCACATCAATGTAATCTTTCCGCATATAAATTTGTCGATGAAATTTCGTTATCTCAGaaatgaatttgaaaacaatTGTAATTGTGCATTAACTAATTATGAAcacaaatcaatgaaaaatttaaatttcatagaaAAATTAGTTCGCATTGGGATGACGTCGATAAGTGATCAATGTAGAGGGGccaaatattcaattaacatgTGAGATTATAATTTCTAACGATTTTATAGATGTATttgtcaatttaaaaaatttaattaaaaattaatttgccTAACATTTACAATTCGAATGACTAATTTATCTATTCACTTCTTTATTTTTGATGGAGAattgaattcaaaaatgcaGCCACTTGATGAGTGTATAATAGAAGGTTAACTATAATATTGAGTTAAAAAATCTTTAGTTCATAAATTAAAGATTTCTATTTGATTATAATATTGAAAAAACACATAAGTCTCACATAGATAATAGATAGAACTCTACAAtagtttacaaaaaaaaaacatttttcattttgaaaactGATTTTATACGAACGAATTAAATCTAATATAAAACACAAGATATAAAATACAAACTAATATCGTTCAAAACACAAACTAGACTCTTTACGGAGATTTATTTTATACTTCTGGATTGGCCTCATTGGTTGTGTATGTGTTGGCACATAGACAGGACCCCGTTCAAAGCATGCAGCTTATGGGCAATAACATCAAAGCTGGCACATTTTCATCAAAAAACAGactaaaattaatcaacatacaaatgttaatccaataaacagCAAGGAGCTAAGAAATTTCTCAAgaatttgatatatatagatatatataaataaaattccaCAAGAAGAACCATAACATGTTACTTCTGGTCCAGCTATTGAAAGTCGTTGTTCACATGTTCTTCAAAGTCGATTGGGTTGTTTTGTTTAAGAGATGAGATTAATTATAAGCTAGGCAGGATATAGTGGCATGATTGCAACTGTGTTTTGTCTCgcatgaaaaataaaacaaaacaattgcGGTGAGCGTGGATCGAACACGCGACCTTCAGATCTTCAGTCTGACGCTCTCCCAACTGAGCTATCCCCGCTTTGATGATTAACTACGCATCGCTTAATACCTGTACGGAATTTGTCTTTCATTTACGAACACTGTTTTGGTATACGAAGCACACGAGTATTTGAATTCGGATTTTGTCTTTCTTCAACTAGTTTGTTTTATTAAGTCATAAGGAGGTCATAGACCAAAGTCCAAACTAACGATTTTTACTTATCTctgatttttttgatttatatataatcTTATTGAACTAAATCATATTTATCCATTTTCTCTCGTTAAATATCAGAAATAAGtacataacaatttttaatcttataaaaaCGAATCAATATTGTTAAAATCTTATTAACAATCAACTTTGTCACGATATATTTAGAATAATCCTCTTTTGAtttgtaacattttttattttttgattttttttaatttattttcatattgctaatgattttataataaaaaaaatacagaaagaataatattcaaaatataacgacaaatcaatttttttgttaaccCAAGGCATCATAAATCTCCAACTTCAggatatgaaaatcatatatatatttttttataaatttgtttaagtTATACATAGTcgattattatataattttatgataaattaataattaatcaattatatataaaaatataattaaatgtatattttgttaattattttaatttttaaatgtttattttattacttaatttaatttttaaatgtattttttaataattaattggaTCCATAATATTACTCACGAAAGATAAGttttatgatgtatttaattttaatatatttaatattataatagttGCACTGTACACATTTTAAAAggtctttatatatatataaatattaattaatgttttgatcATGCATggtctccaaaatattaatttttaattttgcacCGTCctgatattataattttaaaaacatgtaAGTAATAAtcttttgaatttgagtttCTTTTTCCTCACAATCACGGTATTTTGAAAGAGAAGGTCTATAATATGGGATCAATAGagtccaaataaaattatttcaaccaACAAATTAGGTAGTGCGCATATTTGGATGAGTGGTGAGTTTAAcgaaattatatttaatgttgTAAATTTTTCCTTAACTCATGGTGACGACATATTGTTATGGTTATATTAAATTTAGTGTCAATTCAAATATATAGTTTTGAGTGAGTCGTTCGATCActtaagataaattaaaatctatggatgtttttattttatgaatctaTGGTTTATTTTGAACGGTAGAAATAAGGACGAGAGAGGTTGAGAAAAGACAGTTAGAAGAGAGATCATTCATTTTTTCTGATTCGTTTAGCGATGAAATTACACAAGAGAGATGTAACACAAGGGTCCCACCATCTTTTTAATCTTCGCTCATCAACCAAGAAATGGAGAAGCAGTGTGACACATTCCATATGCAATGTTACCAATTATTGAAATGTGCAAATAGTCTAATAGGATGTATcctatttgttttatttatttattataatttaataaaatgaggttgattttaagttaaatatatttttaatttttataaaaatacgaTATTTATAGTTTAATCTCTAAACATAATTTACTAACTTCTagtctctattttaattttttagaaatttttttaaaggctaaaaatatcattttttatataaaaaaattcacaatagaaattaaaagaaaattaaatttttaaattgattttattaatttttttaattattaaaatttgaagaagacCTTCTAAATGTTAAAACGGCCCTGCGTATATACCCCTGCGTTTTGCTCAATATACATTCATTCCTGTGAATAAAGTTTCAGTAGTTAACTCCTTCATCTTTTCTTTGTTGTCATTTATTATTGCATTGCAAAaggttttatttttcaattgagtGCCTAAAGTTTGTAAACTCTAGTGGGTAGCTTCACGGTGGTcagtgaaatatattttatataaacttcATTATATTTAGTCGAtcaatcattaatttatttaactttaattaaataaattaagctatttacttaattaatataaaaataaattaactgtgctaagaaataagaaaattaaataatatcagctatatattaattttttaaatttaaggatatttctgtttttttacaaattattatatttttgtcttcttattttttattcaaccaAACAAGTGAGTGAGAAAACACACTTctttcccttttattttttctttcttttagaccaaataaagtataaaatcTACTCTATTTCTCACACATTTCTTAAGTAAATCTACTCTATTTCTCACAAATCtactttatattaaatttattatatttctcaTCAATTGAATATGAGATttattgatgtttttaaaatattttatttttcaaaatatttcttaagtaaaaatctatcaaaattaataaaaatacgtAAATTTTGACTTAAATGGTATTTTGTtgcatcaaaataattattgatgCTTCAAAATTATGAtgcaaaatttgaaaaaaaaactaaatttgttgatatttttgGTGTGAATGTTGATACTAGTCcttgcaaaattataattacttacaatattttttcgtaaaatatatttatgagaatataatattaatgtGAGATGAATATAAGTAAGTTACATATTCAATTtcaatgttatatatataaaaacaaatttgacggtaaaagtttataaattaaattgatacTCTTTGATCGCTAAAAGTTTATAAATTAGATTGATACTTTTGATCACTgttgtaagaaaaaaaatcttaattttgtcactattacaaacaaaaattaattaaaatttaattcatttaatattattatttcaaatatatccttaatttaattcaaaatatttaatattaataattaaatgtttgatatttaacttgtgtttgacatttgataaatttaacttgtgtttgacatttgataaatttaacttgtatttaacatttaataattaattatatttaactacattttttatatttataaaaataatttttttataataataattaaagaacatattacaattttaaaaatatatttattaatttataaaaaatttataaaatttaaatagtaaTTTAACCGAAATTTACGTTCCAATAACCCATTTGTCTCTCTATTGCATCAATCAAAATATGAAATTCACATAGTATTTCTCTCTCTGTCTCTATCTTATGTAAAACCTTCAAATTTTTTAGGGATTCAACTAGAGTGGAACGCAACTTACACAACCTTAGTATGCGCGCGTTTGCGTACGCGTGTCTAAACCATTTGGTTTCAGTTGAAGCAGTTGGTGATTTTCCACATAGAGTTTGAGTATGCCAGTGATATCACCAATCTCAAACTGCTTAATAACACTTACTCACCAATGCTAACTCCCAAACAAGGTGTAAACATGAGAGGAAACTCAGACATGTGAATATATCTACGTGGCAACACATGTTTTCATCtcattggttgttgaattaacaTAGCGTGTGAACGTGCGTGACCAAATTAAAGTATCTCAATTAAATTCTGAACCTAAATATAAGGAGcttttataaatgaaagaaatttATTTGCCTGCGTAATGTATATTGGCTTGGCTTTATAACAAAGAGAGCGGAATACTGGAGCTATATTAATTGTTCCTTTTTTATAAGACATTCAATCTTGCTTATGTCATTCTTTTTTGCCATATTTTGACCATGTCTTAAGTCCATATTTTTTGTCTAAGCCTGCAAATTTCCTATTACTCACAAGTTTTCAGTTTTTACAGTACTGTATCACAACTATTCAATTCTACGGTCAATTTCATTTCTTTTGGTTACaaagttttagattttctttttttaataaattttttatgttgacACAGGTACTTTTTAGAGACATTTATAATTActcctttttttttactaggataaaatttgaaaaatcaattataacatacaataaaaatttatatataatttgggTAAATTCTTTTATACCTATAAAaaatgtagctaaatatcaacacctataagaaaaaaataaatacaaaaagttaaattattttaaaaataataaataaataaaataatataacttcaaacgattgaTTGTTGTGTATTATACTCAACCAATCTTCAGATAAGGTACAATATTAATGTTCATCCATAACTTATTAactgaataattttaaattcgAAGTCAAACCAAAAAAGCTTGAATTTTATGTGCCAACTTCCCTTGGCTATTAACTTCCCTTCTCTAGatacaaattacaatttttcatttttcttgtcCCTTTTAAAAagtatcttttaaaattttaattatattaattaattttttttaccaatatattacatttttttacaatatatatatagtaaaaatataCACTAATCTTCCTTttaacaaataaacttataattaatttaaatcacCAATAAATCGAAATACTTGAATCAACTATATGTAATAACAGTCGTACGAGAGTACGATCTTTGAGACTATGTAAAATTACATGgccataaaaaaaatttaacaccatgattaaaaaaaaatttagcagcactttatttttagatttgatttgaacagaaataaattttgagatgataGATTCGAAGTtgattagtaaaaataaaagatattgtaAGTTGTTGTTGAAGTATATtggtaataataaataagtatataagAGATGATTCTTTTCCTTAAGAGACAAAGAATGTCTAGAAAAGACCGAAGGAATGTCTAAAGAAAATGATATCACAATACAAAGACCTAGCCCCATTCACTTTTTAACCTTTCATTTTCACCCAATGATGAAGgcatttttgaacaattttttgGTTTCAGAGTTTCAGTGTCTGAAATTTTCCTTTTATCCATCGAAACTCTTTAGGACTAAACTGACCCTTGGAAAAAGGGGTACAAAAAAGCTGCACAAAAGGACAACAATTTCTGCTACACAACGTTACTTAGTATTTATTCTCTTTTGTTTCTTCATAAGACCACCTTCACCACTCTACCCCTCCCCTTCTCAACAATGAAGATTGAAATTCAAACTAtgtcttcatcatcttcttctcttATTAGCGGTGTTGTTGATAATAATCCTTCTTCACACTTGACTCAGCTACGAACTCCTTCTCATTTGATTCAACAGATGAGTCTAAAACCACCTATGGTCAGACCTTATGTTCGATCCAAAATGCCTCGCCTTCGATGGACACCAGATCTTCACCGTTGCTTCGTCCATGCAGTTCATAGGCTTGGAGGAGAAGACAGTAAACTACCTTGCCcttttacaatattttattctggctattttttgtttttttaatttctctatatttaataatttcagGTGATCCATCATgtcttcaacaaaaaaaaaaaaaaaccttaattttcTATTGctaacataacatttaaattttccataaaaaacataacatataaATTGTAAGTAAGCATTGGTATGTTAATTTGATTAATGGTGAACctttttgttggttttatttacAGGGGCCACACCAAAGTTAGTTTTACAACTAATGAATGTAAAGGGACTTACTATATCTCATGTTAAAAGCCACCTTCAGGTAATCTTTTTCTTCATTATAATGatggaattttaaaaaaagcCCATCTTGGTTTTCCTTCTTTTATGTTCTgtttttctaagaaaaaaaaaatagtcctaaaatattgaaatataaatgtAATTGACAGATGTACAGGAGCATGAAACACGAGCAGATGAATGAAGGTATGAATATTTATAAGCATGTTATAATGTCACGGAAAAAGATGTATGCATGTTGTAAATGGAAGAAATAGGTAGATGAATTGTACATTAGACATATTGTTTGGTACAATAGAGGAAATTAGGTAtgtgaaaatagaaaagaagatatatgtatatttaagaGTTATGACATATTATAGGAAGAAAATAGAGGAACAAACCAGAGATAGTGGACGTCACCATAACTGGCCTTCATATTCCCTCTTCCGTGACTATCAAAAAGAAAAGTTACGTCAAATATTCTTCCAGATTTTATTcctacaaaatatataatttgtgttGGATTTCGTCGACATCTGTTTATTCACTCAACTGTTTTCTTTTCAATTAACGTTGCTAAAACGTTTTTATTCAACTCATTTAAATTACCTTATT
Protein-coding sequences here:
- the LOC101505471 gene encoding glucan endo-1,3-beta-glucosidase 1, translating into MKKNQVFSIQLFFLLLSFIPISNQIQTNKEKQPFIGVNIGTDVSNLIPPTELVTFLKQQKITHIRLYDSNTDILGALSETNIHVIISVPNNQLLAIGSSNTTASSWIHKNVVVFYPKTLITGISVGDEVLTTVPSSAPLLLPALQSLHSALVTSNLHNQIYLSTPHSSSIIIDPFPPSQAFFNQTLSSSILLPLLQFHSQTNSPLMLNLYPYYVFMQNNGVVPLETSLFKPSKDMVDPNTLLHYTNVFDAMIDAAYFSMKNLNVTDVVVLVTETGWPSKGDSNEPYATKENADTYNSNLIKHVFDRSGTPLNPEITSSVFIYELFNEDLRSPPLSEANWGLFYGNVTPVYLLHVSGIGSFLANDNANETYCVVNVDDDDGGGVDYKTLQAALDWSCGPGRANCSEIQPGESCYLPNNVKNHASYAFDSYYQNQGKSIGSCDFKGAAMITTTDPSHGSCIFPGSKKLSKETKQVVNSTQLSNAGKKLRFKIFSSTKIKEINNILHIYYLVALITMWLFLL
- the LOC101502381 gene encoding uncharacterized protein isoform X2, which produces MKIEIQTMSSSSSSLISGVVDNNPSSHLTQLRTPSHLIQQMSLKPPMVRPYVRSKMPRLRWTPDLHRCFVHAVHRLGGEDRATPKLVLQLMNVKGLTISHVKSHLQMYRSMKHEQMNEAARKNNMALLGSTESSSAVVPSCGTEDLARTQTQRNGYEPESSYNNESIIIGDGHNQKMHTYIIFKGILRTDTVQANIREHQRGSLHELLTRSEAREDTNDVSLELTLT
- the LOC101502381 gene encoding uncharacterized protein isoform X1 is translated as MKIEIQTMSSSSSSLISGVVDNNPSSHLTQLRTPSHLIQQMSLKPPMVRPYVRSKMPRLRWTPDLHRCFVHAVHRLGGEDRATPKLVLQLMNVKGLTISHVKSHLQMYRSMKHEQMNEAAARKNNMALLGSTESSSAVVPSCGTEDLARTQTQRNGYEPESSYNNESIIIGDGHNQKMHTYIIFKGILRTDTVQANIREHQRGSLHELLTRSEAREDTNDVSLELTLT